The sequence TAGATTCTGGAGTTTGGGATGAGGTAGTAGGTGGTTGAGATGTCTCAGGTGTTGGTTGAAGACGAGGTGTTGAAGGTAATCTCTGAGATGCTCGAGAAAAGTCCTAAGAGGAGGTTCACAGAGGCCGTTGATGTGGTGGTCCTCCTCAGGGGCATAGATCTCAAGAGGGATCCCAATGCGAAGATAAACGAGATAGTAGAGTTGCCTCATCCGCCGAAGAACAGGCCCATCAAGGTAGCTGTGATAGGGAAGGGGGAATTCGCGGTCAAGGCCAAGGAGGCTGGAGCAGATAGGGTAATCGAGCCGGAGGAGATAGAGGCGCTGGCCGGTAACAAGAGGGCACTGAAAAAGCTAGCAAATGAGTACGACTTCTTCATAGCCCAAGCCGACATCCTGCCTAGGATAGTCAGGTACATAGGTCCTGTCTTCGGTCCTAGAAACAAGATGCCGGTGAATCTCCCAGCAGCGGCGGTATCTCAGCTACCTGCCATGATAGAGAAGCTGAGGAGGTCCTTGAGGATAAGGATGAAGGATCAGCCCGTGGTCCACGTGAAGGTGGGGTCTAGGAACATGACTCCCGAGGAACTACTGGATAACATAAAGGCGGTGCTATCCGTGATAGAGAGGAAGTACGAGGATCCCTCCAAGATAGCCAAGGTGTACGTGAAGACGACGATGGGTCCCGCGTACGAGCTCCCGATATCCTACACTAAGAGGAGGTGATTCTCATGTCTACTGTTGCTGGAGAGGTAAGGAGGAAGCAGAGTCCTCAGAGGATAAGGAAAGCTAGAATGATGGAGAGGTTCATAGAGCTAGCCAAGGAGTATCCCACTATAATGCTGGCCGACTTCGCTAGAGTACCAGCTGATCACTTTCAGCGGGTGAGGAAAGAGCTGGCTCCTGACATAAAGTTCTTCGTGATAAAGAAGAGGCTCGTTCAGAAGGCAGCCGAGAGAATGGACAGAAAGGGCATCCAAGAGTTAGTCAAGAGGATGCCAATGAGCTTAGTTGCCATTTTCAGTAGGAAAGATCCGTTTGAGACCTACAGGCTGGTAACAGAGAAGAAGGCGGAGGTCTTCCTCAAACCCGGTGATGTAGCCGAGGAAGATATAGTTATACCCAAGGGACCCACGGATATAGCTCCCGGTCCTATTCTCACTGACTTGAGGGCCATGGGAATACCTACAAAGATACAGGGAGGCAAGATAGCGATATCGGAGGACTTCACTATAGTAAAGAAGGGTGAAACGGCCTCCCCGCAGGTAGCGGACTTGCTCAGGAACCTCAACATAAAACCCCTGAAGGTCGGCTTCAAGGTGACCGCGGCCATAGACGAGGACGGGCTCCTCTACCTACCGGAGATCCTCTCGATCACCAGGGAGGACATAATGGAGATGGTCATCAGGGCCCACTCCGCCGCACTGAACTTGGCCTTGGAGATGGGAGAGATAAACAGGCACACTGTGAGGCCTCTCACAGAGAGGGCTGTAGAGAGGGCCTTAGCTCTTGCCCTAGAGGCCGCCTGGTTGAGCGATAAGACGATACCTCTGCTGATAAGGAAGGCGGCGGTAGCCGCCAAGGTCCTGCAGGAGAAGGTCTCCTGACCTTCATTCTCCCAATTTTCAATTGATCAAGGGGGCTCAGGAGCGGAGAGTCTCCTCATTTTCATGATAATCTGTCTGTGGAGCTATCATCACAGCCCCTTCCTTCCGACCACATCTCCTCTAAA is a genomic window of Thermoproteota archaeon containing:
- a CDS encoding 50S ribosomal protein L1 encodes the protein MSQVLVEDEVLKVISEMLEKSPKRRFTEAVDVVVLLRGIDLKRDPNAKINEIVELPHPPKNRPIKVAVIGKGEFAVKAKEAGADRVIEPEEIEALAGNKRALKKLANEYDFFIAQADILPRIVRYIGPVFGPRNKMPVNLPAAAVSQLPAMIEKLRRSLRIRMKDQPVVHVKVGSRNMTPEELLDNIKAVLSVIERKYEDPSKIAKVYVKTTMGPAYELPISYTKRR
- the rplJ gene encoding 50S ribosomal protein L10, encoding MSTVAGEVRRKQSPQRIRKARMMERFIELAKEYPTIMLADFARVPADHFQRVRKELAPDIKFFVIKKRLVQKAAERMDRKGIQELVKRMPMSLVAIFSRKDPFETYRLVTEKKAEVFLKPGDVAEEDIVIPKGPTDIAPGPILTDLRAMGIPTKIQGGKIAISEDFTIVKKGETASPQVADLLRNLNIKPLKVGFKVTAAIDEDGLLYLPEILSITREDIMEMVIRAHSAALNLALEMGEINRHTVRPLTERAVERALALALEAAWLSDKTIPLLIRKAAVAAKVLQEKVS